In one window of Prevotella sp. E13-17 DNA:
- a CDS encoding FtsW/RodA/SpoVE family cell cycle protein, giving the protein MEKKIGNLFKGDKGIWTVFLFLCIISIVEVFSASSTLTYHSQSYLGPILGHVSKIVIGLMVTIVILNIPCRYFKLITPMLLLVTYATLVWVLFGGQSINGANRVIPLPGFTFQPSEIAKGSLVLATAQVLSAMQKPDGSGADPLAMKYVLIMSVPAVALIGIENLSTAVLLFMVIYLMMFIARVPMIQMGKLTGVLLLIVAGFLILVFSLSKLDREGKELEAAQKAGNLELVKKEKAKEKKSGWDKVTHRFWTWKNRIAGEDENKDVAASQYKVTDKNYQVTHSNLAIASSNIVGKGPGNSEERDYLPQAYSDFIFAIIIEEMGIGGAIGVVFLYVILLFRAARIASRCENNFPAFLIMGLTMLLVFQAAINMCVAVDFGIVTGQPLPLVSRGGTSTIINCAYIGAILSVSRSAKRREENGKNEEKKKVKINSELEES; this is encoded by the coding sequence ATGGAGAAGAAGATAGGAAATCTGTTTAAAGGTGACAAAGGAATATGGACGGTGTTCCTGTTCCTCTGTATTATCAGTATTGTCGAGGTCTTTTCGGCTTCGAGCACACTGACATATCATTCACAGAGCTATCTGGGTCCTATTTTAGGTCACGTCAGCAAAATCGTGATAGGACTGATGGTGACTATCGTTATTCTGAACATTCCATGCCGCTACTTCAAGCTGATCACCCCAATGCTTCTGTTGGTGACCTATGCCACTTTGGTATGGGTGCTGTTTGGTGGTCAGAGTATCAATGGTGCCAACCGTGTGATTCCTTTGCCTGGTTTTACCTTTCAGCCATCGGAGATAGCCAAAGGCTCGTTGGTGCTGGCAACAGCCCAAGTGCTGAGTGCCATGCAGAAACCTGATGGCTCGGGTGCCGACCCACTGGCCATGAAGTATGTGCTGATTATGTCGGTTCCAGCAGTAGCTTTGATTGGTATAGAGAACTTGTCAACGGCGGTATTGCTCTTCATGGTTATCTATCTGATGATGTTCATAGCCCGAGTTCCGATGATTCAGATGGGTAAGCTTACGGGGGTGCTGCTACTGATTGTGGCAGGATTCCTGATTCTGGTGTTCTCTCTGTCAAAGCTCGACCGTGAGGGTAAAGAGCTGGAGGCTGCCCAAAAAGCTGGTAACTTGGAACTGGTCAAGAAAGAAAAGGCTAAGGAGAAAAAGTCAGGATGGGATAAGGTGACGCACCGCTTTTGGACATGGAAAAACCGTATTGCCGGTGAAGATGAGAACAAGGACGTGGCAGCCAGTCAGTATAAGGTGACTGATAAGAACTATCAGGTGACGCACTCGAATTTGGCGATAGCTTCTTCCAACATTGTTGGAAAAGGGCCTGGCAATTCGGAAGAGCGCGACTATCTGCCACAAGCTTATTCCGACTTTATCTTTGCAATCATCATCGAGGAGATGGGCATAGGCGGGGCCATTGGAGTGGTGTTCCTTTATGTGATATTGCTGTTTAGAGCGGCACGAATAGCCAGCCGATGTGAGAACAACTTCCCGGCTTTCCTCATCATGGGACTAACCATGCTACTGGTGTTTCAGGCGGCCATCAATATGTGTGTGGCGGTGGACTTTGGTATCGTCACTGGTCAGCCGTTGCCATTGGTGTCGCGTGGTGGTACATCGACCATCATCAACTGTGCCTACATCGGTGCCATTTTGAGCGTGAGCCGTTCGGCCAAGCGTCGTGAGGAGAATGGAAAGAATGAAGAGAAGAAAAAAGTGAAAATAAATAGCGAACTGGAAGAATCATGA
- the murG gene encoding undecaprenyldiphospho-muramoylpentapeptide beta-N-acetylglucosaminyltransferase — translation MKQPRIIISGGGTGGHIFPAVSIANAIRELCPDAQILFVGAQGRMEMQRVPQAGYEIKGLPIMGFDRKNLLKNIKVLYHVWKSQRMAKAIIRDFQPQVAVGVGGYASGPTLNMAASMGVPCLIQEQNSYAGVTNKLLAKKASKICVAYEGMERFFPAEKIMMTGNPVRQALLDSKVTREEALNSFGLSLDKKTVLLVGGSLGARTINESVLQHLDEIASSGVQFIWQTGKYYSEQIAAVLKEKGQPENLRVMDFISDMAAAYKAADLVISRAGASSISEFCLIGKAVILVPSPNVAEDHQTKNAMALVNRGAALFVKDAEAQEKLIPLAIKTVADDACLKNLRENVLKLALPNSAEVIAKEVLKLAKEK, via the coding sequence ATGAAACAGCCAAGAATCATTATCAGTGGAGGTGGAACAGGAGGTCATATCTTTCCTGCTGTCTCAATCGCAAATGCTATTCGTGAACTTTGTCCCGATGCGCAGATATTGTTTGTCGGCGCACAAGGCAGAATGGAGATGCAGCGTGTGCCTCAGGCCGGCTACGAGATAAAGGGTCTGCCCATCATGGGCTTTGATCGTAAGAACTTATTAAAGAACATCAAAGTGCTCTACCATGTGTGGAAGAGTCAGCGCATGGCTAAAGCGATTATCCGCGATTTCCAGCCGCAAGTGGCTGTCGGTGTGGGCGGCTATGCCAGTGGTCCTACGTTGAACATGGCTGCCTCAATGGGGGTGCCCTGTCTGATACAGGAACAGAACAGTTATGCTGGTGTTACTAATAAACTGTTGGCAAAGAAGGCTTCGAAGATTTGTGTGGCCTATGAGGGCATGGAGCGTTTCTTCCCGGCAGAGAAGATAATGATGACTGGCAATCCTGTGCGCCAGGCATTGCTCGACTCGAAGGTGACACGTGAGGAGGCCTTGAACTCGTTTGGGCTGAGTCTGGATAAGAAAACGGTGCTGTTGGTGGGAGGTAGCCTAGGGGCTCGCACCATCAATGAGAGTGTGCTGCAGCATTTAGACGAGATTGCCAGCTCTGGCGTGCAGTTCATCTGGCAGACAGGTAAGTACTACAGTGAGCAGATTGCTGCAGTGCTGAAAGAGAAAGGGCAGCCCGAGAACTTGCGTGTCATGGACTTTATCAGTGATATGGCTGCTGCCTATAAGGCTGCCGACCTTGTTATCAGTCGTGCGGGCGCCAGTTCTATCTCAGAGTTCTGCCTGATAGGAAAGGCTGTCATCCTCGTACCCAGTCCGAATGTGGCTGAAGATCATCAGACGAAGAATGCAATGGCCTTGGTGAATCGTGGTGCAGCCCTGTTTGTGAAAGATGCTGAGGCACAGGAAAAACTGATACCTCTTGCCATTAAGACCGTCGCTGATGATGCATGTCTGAAGAACTTGCGTGAGAATGTACTGAAGCTGGCATTGCCAAATTCTGCAGAGGTGATAGCCAAGGAGGTACTGAAGTTAGCAAAAGAAAAATAA
- the murC gene encoding UDP-N-acetylmuramate--L-alanine ligase, giving the protein MEAKDIKAVYFVGAGGIGMSAIVRYFIHRGLVVAGYDKTPSDLTKQLEKEGAKIHYEENVDAIPAECKDREHCLVVYTPAIPAEHKELVYFQTNGFEVQKRAQVLGTLTRQMKGLCVAGTHGKTTTSSMCAHIMHQSSLDCNAFLGGITKNYGTNYIVSDSEYVVIEADEFDRSFHWLTPWMTVITATDPDHLDIYGTKEAYLESFRHYTELIQPGGALIIHRDLEMKEHLQDGVKRYDYALNEGDFHAENIRIENGEITFDFVSPIESVKDVQLGHPIPINVENGVAAMAMAQLAGCTADELRQGMKTYGGVDRRFDFKIKTDKLVLLSDYAHHPKEIYQSARSIRQLYKGRHITAIFQPHLYTRTRDFYRDFAEALSQLDEVILTEIYPARELPIEGVSSQLIYDNLAPGVEKHLVNKSDVLPMIKSRDFDVLIILGAGDLDAQVPEIAEILKARL; this is encoded by the coding sequence ATGGAAGCAAAAGATATTAAAGCCGTCTATTTCGTGGGTGCCGGTGGCATTGGTATGAGTGCTATCGTGCGCTATTTTATTCATCGTGGCCTGGTGGTTGCAGGTTATGATAAGACTCCATCAGATCTGACGAAGCAGTTAGAGAAGGAAGGGGCAAAGATTCACTATGAAGAGAATGTGGACGCTATACCTGCTGAATGCAAGGACCGAGAGCATTGCTTGGTGGTTTACACTCCGGCTATTCCTGCAGAACACAAAGAATTGGTGTATTTTCAGACCAATGGCTTTGAGGTGCAGAAGCGTGCTCAGGTGTTGGGCACACTGACACGGCAGATGAAAGGCCTCTGTGTGGCAGGTACGCATGGAAAGACCACCACGTCAAGCATGTGTGCTCACATCATGCATCAAAGCAGTTTGGACTGTAATGCGTTTCTGGGTGGTATCACGAAGAACTATGGTACAAACTATATCGTCAGCGATTCAGAATATGTTGTGATCGAGGCTGATGAGTTTGACCGCTCGTTCCATTGGCTGACGCCATGGATGACGGTTATCACGGCAACTGATCCTGACCATCTTGATATCTATGGCACGAAAGAGGCCTATTTGGAGAGCTTCCGTCATTATACCGAGCTGATTCAGCCTGGTGGCGCTCTGATCATACACCGCGACCTGGAGATGAAAGAACATCTGCAGGATGGTGTGAAGCGGTATGACTATGCCTTGAACGAGGGAGATTTCCATGCTGAGAATATTCGAATCGAGAACGGTGAGATAACATTTGATTTCGTGTCTCCGATTGAGTCGGTGAAGGATGTGCAGTTGGGCCATCCTATCCCCATCAATGTGGAGAATGGAGTGGCTGCCATGGCTATGGCACAATTGGCTGGCTGTACGGCAGATGAACTACGCCAGGGCATGAAGACCTACGGAGGCGTGGACCGTCGTTTTGACTTTAAAATCAAGACAGACAAGTTAGTGCTTCTTTCTGACTATGCACACCATCCAAAGGAGATTTATCAGAGTGCACGCAGTATTCGTCAACTATATAAAGGCCGTCATATTACAGCCATCTTTCAACCACATCTCTATACGCGAACTCGTGACTTCTATCGGGATTTCGCTGAGGCTCTAAGTCAGTTGGACGAAGTCATCCTGACAGAGATATATCCTGCACGCGAGTTGCCTATCGAAGGTGTCAGCTCGCAGTTGATCTATGATAATCTGGCTCCCGGTGTCGAGAAGCATCTGGTTAACAAATCAGACGTGCTGCCTATGATAAAGAGTCGTGATTTCGATGTGTTGATTATCCTTGGTGCTGGTGACCTGGACGCTCAGGTTCCAGAGATAGCAGAGATACTTAAAGCAAGATTGTAA
- a CDS encoding cell division protein FtsQ: protein MKKVVIILLSLLIAVYLVFVFLTKQNPEGPDMVCKGVKIEIAQEGEVGFLTVEDVKKILTVEQLNPQGLMMSEVNTRLIEEKLASKDLVEGAECYKAQDGMVHVVIKQRIPVIRVMGDNGDDYFLDSRGQRMPHTDYSCNLLIATGHINMKYSEKVLGPVANILRKNEFWNDQIVQLNVLADGTIEMVPRVGDHIIYIGQPINLRTKLDRLWKFYVYGLNQAGWNKYSYINVEFDNQIICKRK, encoded by the coding sequence ATGAAGAAAGTCGTCATCATCCTTCTCAGCCTCTTGATTGCGGTTTATCTGGTATTCGTTTTCTTGACAAAGCAGAATCCAGAAGGACCAGATATGGTGTGCAAGGGCGTGAAGATAGAGATTGCTCAGGAAGGAGAGGTGGGCTTCTTGACCGTTGAGGATGTTAAAAAGATACTCACGGTTGAGCAGTTGAATCCGCAAGGGTTGATGATGAGTGAAGTGAACACCCGACTTATTGAGGAGAAATTAGCATCAAAGGATCTGGTTGAAGGCGCTGAATGCTATAAAGCGCAGGATGGAATGGTGCATGTCGTTATCAAACAGCGTATCCCCGTGATAAGGGTGATGGGCGATAACGGAGACGATTATTTCCTTGACAGTCGTGGACAGCGTATGCCTCACACCGACTATTCATGCAATCTCTTGATAGCTACAGGTCATATAAACATGAAGTATAGTGAGAAGGTTTTAGGACCTGTGGCCAATATTCTGCGTAAGAATGAGTTCTGGAATGATCAGATAGTGCAGTTGAACGTGCTGGCAGATGGTACCATAGAAATGGTTCCACGTGTGGGTGACCATATTATATATATAGGGCAGCCAATCAATCTTCGCACGAAGTTGGACCGGCTATGGAAGTTCTATGTCTATGGTTTAAATCAGGCAGGATGGAACAAATACTCATACATCAATGTAGAGTTTGATAATCAGATAATATGTAAGCGAAAATAA
- the ftsA gene encoding cell division protein FtsA translates to MAEFKDFIVAIELGSSKVTGIAGQKKPDGSISVLAMVNESSSAFIRKGVVYNIDKTAQCLTSIIKKLEAQLKTRITQVFVGVGGQSIRSVRNTVSRDLPDDGIITQEMVVELMDENRALDYPDQKILDVAEQEYRVDTQLQMDPVGIRAAHLEGNFLNILERKAFFQNLNKCFESAQINVAEMYLAPLALANAVLTEAEKRSGCALVDIGADTTTVSVFWKNVLRHLAVIPLGSNNITKDITSLQMEDNEAEQMKLKYASAYTDNGEIDPTLKYSISADRQVDSRQFIELVEGRVEEIIENVRYQIPAEYYDKLLGGIILTGGGSNMKNIEHAFTIYTHIEKVRVAKFVTMTINSTNEAIKARNGMYNTVLGLLAKGDMNCAGSFIDPDGNLFEGQSTPQPVGLDRRPRQPHEIEAGVIRSSQEEELAEKERIRKEEEEELAAERERLRLEEEERKKRKENSALNKLGKKLNRFFQKLTEDE, encoded by the coding sequence ATGGCAGAATTTAAAGATTTTATTGTTGCAATAGAACTCGGTTCATCAAAGGTGACGGGTATTGCGGGACAAAAGAAACCTGACGGCAGCATTAGCGTGCTGGCAATGGTGAACGAAAGTTCGTCTGCGTTTATCCGTAAGGGCGTTGTTTATAACATCGACAAAACGGCTCAATGTCTGACAAGCATCATTAAGAAACTGGAAGCTCAGCTTAAGACGCGTATCACACAGGTTTTTGTGGGCGTCGGTGGACAGTCGATTCGTAGCGTGCGTAACACGGTTTCAAGGGATTTGCCTGACGATGGAATCATCACACAGGAGATGGTGGTTGAGTTGATGGATGAGAACCGCGCACTGGATTATCCGGATCAGAAGATTCTGGATGTGGCGGAACAGGAGTATCGCGTTGACACGCAATTACAGATGGATCCCGTGGGTATTCGCGCTGCACATCTGGAAGGAAACTTCCTGAACATTCTGGAGCGTAAGGCGTTCTTCCAAAACCTGAACAAGTGTTTTGAATCGGCGCAGATCAATGTTGCAGAGATGTATCTGGCTCCTTTGGCTCTTGCCAATGCGGTACTGACAGAGGCCGAGAAACGCTCGGGATGTGCATTGGTTGACATTGGTGCAGATACGACAACAGTCTCTGTGTTCTGGAAGAATGTGCTTCGTCATTTGGCTGTTATACCTTTGGGTTCTAACAATATCACCAAGGATATTACCTCCTTGCAGATGGAAGACAATGAGGCCGAGCAGATGAAGTTGAAATATGCATCGGCTTACACGGACAATGGTGAGATTGACCCGACGCTGAAATACTCTATCAGTGCCGACAGACAGGTGGACAGCCGTCAATTCATTGAGTTGGTAGAGGGACGCGTTGAGGAGATAATAGAGAATGTACGCTATCAGATTCCTGCTGAATACTACGATAAGTTGTTGGGAGGTATCATCCTGACAGGTGGAGGCTCTAATATGAAAAACATAGAGCATGCCTTCACTATATATACGCATATAGAAAAGGTGCGCGTGGCTAAATTTGTCACGATGACAATCAATTCGACAAATGAGGCTATCAAAGCCCGCAATGGTATGTATAATACTGTTTTGGGACTCTTGGCTAAGGGAGACATGAATTGCGCTGGAAGCTTTATTGATCCAGATGGCAATCTTTTCGAAGGACAGAGCACTCCACAGCCTGTCGGTCTTGACCGTCGTCCTCGTCAGCCTCATGAGATTGAGGCTGGTGTTATTCGTTCTTCTCAGGAAGAAGAGCTTGCCGAGAAGGAACGTATCAGAAAAGAGGAGGAAGAGGAACTTGCCGCTGAGAGGGAACGTTTGAGATTAGAAGAGGAAGAGCGCAAAAAACGTAAAGAGAATAGTGCGCTGAATAAGTTAGGCAAGAAGCTTAACCGTTTCTTCCAGAAGTTAACTGAAGATGAATAA
- the ftsZ gene encoding cell division protein FtsZ, with the protein MLEFSKTNDILDFGMPEERHSIIKVIGVGGGGGNAVNHMYREGIHDVTFVVCNTDNQALNDSPVPVKLQLGSEGLGAGNRPAKARAAAEESIDQIRQMLSDGTRMTFITAGMGGGTGTGAAPVIARVSKEMGILTVGIVTIPFRFEGNKKIDQALDGVEEMHKHVDALLVINNERLREIYPDLSFLDAFGKADDTLSVAAKSIAEIITLHGTMNLDFNDVKTVLQDGGVAIMSTGYGEGEDRVKKAIDDALNSPLLNDNDIFNSKKILLNISFSHQKDSKDNFMMEEMNYVHEFMDKFGDFEIKWGVAIDPNLGKKVKVTILATGFGVQNVDGMEERMLKQQTREEANRIAEEQEAAAKREERRGLYYSESDNQKIRKRRPNIYIFGPEDLDNDDVISAVESIPTYKRTREVLASIGNPAQTQTPETPNQTDYQQGVISFI; encoded by the coding sequence ATGTTAGAATTCAGTAAAACAAACGATATACTTGACTTCGGAATGCCCGAAGAGCGTCATAGCATCATTAAGGTCATCGGCGTTGGTGGTGGCGGTGGTAACGCTGTAAATCACATGTATAGGGAAGGCATTCATGATGTGACTTTTGTGGTATGTAATACCGATAATCAGGCACTTAATGATTCGCCAGTGCCTGTCAAGTTGCAGTTGGGCAGCGAGGGACTTGGCGCAGGCAACCGTCCGGCTAAGGCACGTGCGGCTGCTGAGGAGAGTATCGATCAGATTCGTCAGATGCTGAGCGACGGTACTCGCATGACCTTCATCACTGCTGGTATGGGTGGCGGAACGGGTACCGGCGCGGCGCCAGTCATTGCTCGTGTGTCTAAGGAGATGGGTATCCTGACCGTTGGTATCGTGACCATTCCTTTCCGCTTTGAGGGGAACAAGAAAATAGACCAGGCCCTTGATGGTGTCGAAGAGATGCACAAACATGTTGATGCGCTGTTGGTGATCAATAACGAACGCCTGCGTGAGATTTATCCAGACCTGTCGTTCCTCGATGCGTTTGGAAAGGCAGACGATACGTTGTCGGTAGCAGCCAAGTCAATAGCCGAAATTATTACCTTGCATGGCACGATGAACCTCGACTTCAACGATGTGAAGACCGTGCTGCAGGATGGTGGCGTGGCGATTATGTCAACTGGCTACGGTGAAGGCGAGGACCGTGTGAAGAAAGCTATAGATGATGCACTCAACTCACCGCTCCTTAACGATAATGATATCTTCAACTCTAAGAAGATTCTGTTGAATATCTCGTTCAGTCACCAGAAGGACTCTAAGGATAATTTCATGATGGAAGAGATGAACTATGTGCATGAGTTCATGGACAAGTTCGGTGACTTCGAAATCAAGTGGGGTGTGGCTATCGATCCTAATCTGGGAAAGAAGGTGAAGGTGACCATCTTGGCTACAGGCTTTGGTGTGCAGAATGTGGATGGCATGGAGGAACGCATGTTGAAACAGCAGACGCGTGAAGAAGCCAACCGTATTGCAGAAGAACAGGAGGCTGCTGCCAAACGCGAAGAGCGTCGTGGACTGTATTATAGCGAAAGTGACAATCAGAAAATACGCAAGCGCCGTCCTAATATTTATATTTTTGGTCCAGAGGATCTCGATAATGATGATGTGATCTCGGCTGTTGAGTCGATACCTACATACAAACGTACACGCGAAGTGCTGGCCAGCATTGGCAATCCGGCACAAACGCAAACTCCCGAAACGCCCAATCAAACAGATTATCAGCAGGGCGTCATCAGTTTTATTTAA
- the recO gene encoding DNA repair protein RecO, with protein MFTKTQAIVLHTVRYGDQKLIVDMFTRQSGRMSFFIRLPKTARGKIKKQHFQPLSLLTIEGEIRPNEQLQRIKEVNFLTPLPSLHGEPSKMAISLFISEFLSHALRDEQQNMPLFDYIRSGIEWLDNCQKDYANFHLVFLMHLSRFLGFYPNISDYNDGDYFDLRAAVFCKQPPVHRDILLPQEARLIRTMMRMDLATMHLFQMSHEERNQLLDHLLIYYRIHLPAFPELHCLPILRELFK; from the coding sequence ATGTTTACAAAAACGCAGGCTATTGTACTACATACAGTTAGGTATGGCGATCAAAAACTTATCGTCGATATGTTTACGCGCCAATCTGGGCGAATGTCGTTCTTTATACGACTGCCCAAGACAGCTCGTGGAAAGATTAAGAAGCAGCATTTTCAGCCATTATCCCTGCTGACTATCGAAGGAGAGATACGTCCCAACGAACAACTGCAAAGGATAAAGGAGGTTAACTTTCTCACGCCCCTGCCCTCTCTGCACGGAGAACCTTCCAAGATGGCCATCAGCCTGTTCATCAGCGAGTTTCTTTCACATGCGTTGCGAGACGAACAACAGAATATGCCTTTGTTCGACTATATTCGCTCGGGCATTGAATGGCTGGACAACTGCCAAAAGGACTATGCTAATTTTCACTTGGTTTTCTTGATGCACCTATCGCGCTTCTTGGGTTTCTATCCAAACATCAGCGACTATAACGATGGCGACTACTTTGATCTTCGCGCTGCGGTATTCTGCAAACAGCCTCCTGTGCATCGCGACATATTACTGCCTCAGGAAGCTCGACTTATCCGCACCATGATGCGTATGGACCTTGCCACCATGCATCTATTTCAGATGTCGCATGAAGAACGCAACCAACTGTTAGATCACTTGCTCATCTACTACCGTATTCATCTGCCAGCATTTCCAGAACTACATTGTCTTCCAATACTTCGCGAACTTTTCAAATGA
- the rpsT gene encoding 30S ribosomal protein S20 codes for MANHKSSVKRIRQDKKKALHNKYYAKTMRNAVRKLRAMTNKDEAVALFPKVQKMLDKLAKTHVIHKNKASNLKSSLALHVNKL; via the coding sequence ATGGCAAACCACAAATCATCGGTGAAGAGAATTCGCCAGGACAAGAAAAAGGCACTGCACAACAAGTATTATGCTAAGACCATGCGTAATGCAGTTCGCAAGTTGCGTGCTATGACTAACAAGGATGAGGCTGTTGCTCTCTTCCCCAAAGTACAGAAAATGCTGGATAAGCTGGCTAAGACTCACGTTATTCACAAGAACAAGGCTTCAAACTTGAAGTCAAGCCTCGCTCTTCACGTGAACAAGCTCTAA
- the gyrB gene encoding DNA topoisomerase (ATP-hydrolyzing) subunit B translates to MSEELQQEQQNYSASNIQVLEGLEAVRKRPAMYIGDISEKGLHHLVNETVDNSIDEAMAGYCTHIEVTINEDNSITVQDNGRGIPVDEHEKMHKSALEVVMTVLHAGGKFDKGSYKVSGGLHGVGVSCVNALSTHMKSQVFRNGHIYQQEYEKGKPLYDVKIVGDTDKTGTRQQFWPDGSIFTTTEYKYDIIAKRMRELAYLNAGITITLTDLRPDEEGKLREPEVFHAKEGLKEFVRYVDRHRTSIIGDPICLKTEKDGVPIEVALLYNSDYSENIHSYVNNINTIEGGTHLTGFRIALARALKKYADEDDQLRKQIEKAKIEVAQDDFREGLTAIVSVKVAEPQFEGQTKTKLGNSEVNGAVQKAVGEAMNNYLEEHPKEAHTICEKVILAATARIAARKARESVQRKNPMSGGGLPGKLADCSNKDPKTCEIFLVEGDSAGGSAKQGRDRHFQAILPLRGKILNVEKVQWHRVFEAESVMNIIQSIGVRFGVDGEDSKDANIDKLRYDKIIIMTDADVDGSHIDTLIMTLFYRFMPQVIQGGHLYIATPPLYKCTYKKFSEYCYTEQQRQAFIDKYVSGDENSSALHTQRYKGLGEMNPEQLWETTMNPENRLLKQVTIENAAEADEIFSMLMGDDVEPRREFIEKNATYANIDA, encoded by the coding sequence ATGTCAGAAGAATTACAGCAAGAACAGCAGAATTATTCCGCAAGTAACATTCAGGTGCTTGAGGGATTGGAAGCCGTGCGCAAGCGTCCTGCTATGTATATCGGCGATATCAGCGAGAAGGGACTTCACCACTTGGTGAATGAGACCGTCGATAACTCTATCGACGAGGCCATGGCTGGTTATTGTACTCATATCGAAGTAACGATTAACGAAGATAACTCTATCACCGTACAAGATAATGGACGTGGTATCCCGGTGGACGAACACGAAAAGATGCACAAGTCAGCTCTTGAGGTTGTTATGACTGTGCTTCACGCTGGAGGTAAGTTCGATAAAGGCTCTTATAAGGTGTCTGGTGGCTTGCACGGTGTAGGTGTAAGCTGCGTCAATGCCCTCTCTACTCATATGAAATCGCAAGTATTCCGCAACGGACATATCTATCAGCAGGAGTATGAGAAGGGTAAACCACTTTACGATGTTAAGATAGTTGGAGATACAGACAAGACTGGTACACGTCAGCAGTTCTGGCCCGATGGCTCTATCTTCACAACGACAGAGTACAAGTACGACATCATTGCAAAGCGTATGCGCGAACTGGCATATCTGAATGCTGGTATCACCATCACGTTGACAGACCTGCGTCCCGACGAAGAGGGTAAGCTGCGCGAGCCCGAGGTGTTCCATGCCAAGGAAGGTCTGAAGGAGTTCGTTCGCTATGTAGATCGTCATCGCACCTCGATCATTGGCGATCCTATCTGCCTGAAGACAGAAAAAGATGGTGTACCCATCGAGGTAGCACTGCTTTACAACAGTGACTATTCTGAGAATATCCACTCTTATGTAAATAATATCAATACCATTGAAGGTGGTACTCACCTGACAGGTTTCCGCATTGCACTGGCTCGTGCACTGAAGAAGTATGCCGATGAAGATGACCAGTTGCGCAAGCAGATTGAGAAAGCTAAGATTGAAGTTGCACAAGACGACTTCCGCGAGGGTCTCACCGCCATTGTCTCTGTGAAGGTTGCCGAGCCTCAGTTCGAAGGACAGACCAAGACCAAGCTTGGTAATAGCGAGGTGAACGGTGCTGTTCAGAAGGCCGTGGGCGAAGCTATGAACAATTACCTTGAGGAGCATCCAAAGGAGGCACATACCATCTGTGAGAAGGTGATTCTGGCTGCCACAGCACGTATCGCCGCCCGTAAGGCTCGCGAGAGCGTACAGCGCAAAAATCCTATGAGTGGTGGTGGTCTGCCTGGCAAGTTGGCCGACTGTTCAAACAAGGATCCAAAGACCTGTGAGATTTTCCTTGTCGAGGGTGACTCGGCCGGTGGTTCTGCTAAGCAAGGACGCGACCGCCATTTCCAGGCCATCCTGCCTCTGCGTGGTAAGATTCTGAATGTAGAGAAGGTACAGTGGCACCGCGTGTTTGAAGCAGAGTCCGTGATGAACATTATTCAAAGTATTGGAGTTCGTTTCGGCGTTGATGGTGAAGATTCAAAAGATGCAAATATTGACAAGCTGCGTTACGATAAGATTATTATCATGACCGATGCCGATGTCGATGGTTCTCACATCGACACGCTCATCATGACACTCTTCTATCGCTTCATGCCACAGGTTATCCAGGGCGGTCACCTTTACATCGCTACACCTCCCCTTTATAAGTGCACCTATAAGAAGTTCTCTGAGTATTGCTACACCGAGCAGCAGCGTCAGGCGTTCATCGATAAGTATGTGTCTGGCGACGAGAACAGCTCAGCTTTGCATACACAGCGCTATAAAGGTCTTGGTGAGATGAACCCCGAGCAGTTGTGGGAGACTACTATGAATCCCGAAAACCGCTTGTTGAAGCAGGTCACTATCGAAAATGCTGCTGAGGCAGACGAGATCTTCTCAATGCTGATGGGCGATGACGTAGAGCCCCGCCGCGAGTTCATAGAGAAGAATGCAACTTACGCAAATATCGATGCATAA